The Bernardetia sp. ABR2-2B DNA window TACGAGCATTCTGAAAATCTCTGCGCAACAAATAAATAGCAGCTAAATAGTTATAGGCTTGTGCTACTTCATTGGGGTTTTTATTTTTTTTAGCTGCCTCTAAAGCTTGTGTAAAGTAATTTAAAGAGTTGATATAATCTCCTTTTACTTGATAAACGACACCAATATTTGTAAGTGTTGTTGCATTGGGTTTGTCAGCAGGGTTAAAAGCTAAAGACTGTTTAAAATTTTCTAAAGATTTATCATAATTCCCCAAAAACTTATTCAAAAACCCTATATTGTTTAGAGCTACAGCTGTTCCATTATTATCTTTTTGAGATTTATTAATCGCCAAAACTTGCTCATTATACTCCAATGCTTTTTGATAATCTCCTTTTATTTTATATAAATCTGTTAGATTACGGAGGGTTTCTATTTTTCCTTCTGTGTCATTATCAGCATTATAAATTTCTAAAACGGCTGTGTAATAGGCTAAAGACTGGTCATAATTTTTGAGTTGAAGGTGTGAAGCTGCAATGTTTGAGAGTAGTGTTGGATGTACACCTTCTCCTAGCTCTTCATAAATTTCGTTTGACTTAGTAAGATACTCTAATGCTTTTCCTGCTACTTCTTGTTCTTGATAAAACTCTCCAATTTCTTGATAAGTTTCTGCCAGTAGCTTTCTATTTCCTGTTTTTTCTATGTTTTTGAGAGCTTGTAAATACCAACGCAAACTACTTGTAAATTGGTTTTTGCCTCTATAAATATGAGCGAAGTGAAGAATGCTTTCTGTTAGTTCTGTTTGTGCATTTGCTTGAAGAGCTGAACTAAAGCCTTGTTGGGCATGTAAAAGACCTTTTTCATAATTTTTTCCTTCAATCTCAATCGCTGCCATCTGATTTTTGAGGTGTGCTTTTACGCTATCAGAACTAGCTACTGCGTATTTTTTCTCCAATTGCTCCATAGATTGAGCAAGAGCTATATTAGAGCAAAAAATCAAAATCATAGAAAAAAGCAACGCAAAAATATTTTTTGAGCAAGGAGCAATACTTTTTACAAGATTAGTGAGAATAATTTTCATAAAAACTACATAAAGAAAAAAACTTTGGTTATAATCTGATAGGCTGGTAGTAATAATAGTTTAATATGTTAAATATTTTTCACACTTACAACGTTTAAGGTCAAAAATATATTGATATTTTGCTTAAATCATTCCGAAATTAATAATTTGTTACTATCTAATATAATAATATTGTTGTAGATTATAATTATGTGTAGATTGTCTGTATTTCTAATTAAAGCTTTCATCATCATCATCTTGCAACATCAAATTTAATGATGTCGTGGCATTTTCGTTATCCTTTTTTTCCTTCTGTTGTTTTTCTCGCTTTTTACTTTTCTTTTTAGTTTTTTCATTTTCTTCATTTTTCTTAAAAAGTTCACTAAACTCATCATATTCTCTCACAAAAATAAGTGATGCTCCTGTTTGGATAATCTGTCCATCAATAACACCTGCATAACTATTTTCTCTAAAAATCTGAACTTTATAACGTCCGTCTTCTGTAATCAAGTAAGAAATAATGACATCTCCTGCAATACTACTCAAACCTTGTTGTTGTTGCTGTTGAGCTGCTTCTCCTTCTAAATCTACATTCGTACCGACTTGAAATGTAAGTCTATCATCCATAAAGGATTTTGAAAGATTGATTCCCAACTCAGTACGGCTTTGAGATTCCCCTGAAGAATAATCTTCGTATGAGTTGAGGTCAAATGAAAGTCCAATTCCTGAAAGGCTTTTATCAGCCAGTTTGTTGAGTTGGTCTGTCAGAAGTCCACTTACAGTATTTCTGGCTGTACTTTCTGCAAAACCCATTTCTCCTGAAGCTCTATCCAATGGATTTTCAGAAATAAAACCACCTAGAATAAGAAGCGCAAAAACCTGCTTATTTAATTCAGATTCTTGTTTGTTGAGCAGTTGCAGACGAGTGTTTATTGTTCCTCCCATTGCTCCACGTTCTTCATCGGCTATATCAATATCAAAATTAATGTTTGGATTCATTATCTCACCACTCATTTTTAGAAGGACTTTAAAAGGCAATTTCTGTTTATATTTATTTAGTTCTGATTCTGAAGCATTACCGAGTTGGTTTGCCATAAGCTCATAGGACGCAGCTTCTACCAAATGAATAGCTGTAATATCAGCTTTCATATCCATAATATCTCCATAAAAAGTAACTGAACTTCCCTTCTGAATTTTGAAATCTCGTTTGGCAACACCTAAAAAATTAAGCTTATAGATTCCATCTGTAATTTCATAACGTCCTGTTAAAGACATTTCTCCACTTGGGTTTAGATTGAAATTAATATCGCCTCCTCCCTGTACTTCTAATTGATTGTATTCATCAATATCAACTTTCATTTTAGCTAATGGATTTATTTTGATAACGGCACGAACGTCCATATCAGTTGCATACTGTGTAGTATCTACTTCTTTGGGAGCTACTGAAATCAATGAATCACCGTAATAACTTCTATCCACAAATTCTACTATACCTTCTTTATCAATCGTAGCAACTTCTGTTTCAGGCAGTAGATAGGTTAAGTCAGTTCCTTCCAAAACATTTACATTTGCTGTTACGGTTGGGCTAGTAGCTGTACCTCTTACATCAACATCAATTTTTGCAAGTGCTGTTCCGAAAAACATTTGTTCTTCTTTGGGATCTTTGCTTCTTTTACTATCTACAAACAAAAACTTTTTACTCTTTACATTTAGATTTAATTTCAAATCTGTTAGTGTAGGTATATTTATTCTACCATTGACTAGTAAATCGTTATTCTTTTTGTCTTGTAACTTAAAATCATTGAATGCAATTCCTTTATTATCAAATTTGATAGTTTCATTTTCCAAATGTAGATATGTTCCAGATGCTGTCAGAAAAAATGAAGTTTTATCGAAATCTAAATTTCCTAGTATTTTAGGATTGTCTGTTTTTCCTTTCACACTCAAATTTCCTGTAACAGTTCCCTTCATATCCTCAAGGTTTCCCATGGTTAGATTTTCCAAAGTAGGAAGAGAAAGTCTTTGGATATCCAAATTCAGATTGAGTGCATCATTAGCATTTTGAGCAGCATTATAATAACCTGTCAGTTCGAACTTATTTTCTCCAGTCAGATTTACATTTACATCATAACGGTCTTTTGCTACACTATTTTCTGCATCAATTTTCAAATCTCCCAATTTGCTATTCATAACTGTAAGCTTATCAATACTCAAATCTGCCAAAAATTGCATTTCAGTTTGGAAGTTTTGCAAATCTACTTTTCCGTTTAACTTTCCTGATGCTAAATGGGTAGTGTCATTTGGTGCAGCAATATCTGCAATGGTAGAGAGTTCGAAGTTAGTAAAACGAGCTGCCAAATTTTTATCATTATCTGTTGTCTGTACACTAATTGCTTGATTTTGATGTGCTAACAAAAAATCCTTTATACTCAAATTTTGACTTTCTGTACTTGGCAGAACAATTTTATTTCCTTTTTTTACTGTCCAATTTTCATAATTTAAGATTTGAGTAGGAGCAAGTGAAACAATAAACTTTGTAGTGTCTGGTCGCTCCAAACGAGTCGTAATTTCGAATTGTTCTCTTCCTTTTTTATCTGTTAATTCTATTTTCAAATCAGCTTTATTATTGGCTGCTGTTCCAGAAATAAGAGGATGTTCGAACTGAAAAGTGCTGTTTGTGGCTTCTGCTACTCCGATTCTATAATTTAAGGCTTCTTTATCCGAATCTATATTTATTGTCAGAGAATCCATTGTAATTCCTGCATAAACAATCGTTGGAAAATATCCATTGAGTTCTAATTTTTTAGAATTGCTACGGTATTTTCCATCAAGAGAAGCAGGTTCAAATTTTGTAAGGCTTGGAACTAAAGCTGTCAGAAGTTCTGATTTATGAATCTGAATATCAAAATCCATTTCTTGATTACTGATTTCTTTGCTTGGGTCAATAGGGTCAATTTCGATGTAGGTATTGATATGATTTTTGACGGTTGCCATAAAAGTAGAAATATCTAAATTCCCGTCTATTTTGGCAGAAATAATATCTGAGTTTAGATCAATATTAGTTTCTCCTTTCTGAGAGATTGATACAAAAGCAGCTGTATCTACCCTAAATTGTTTATCTTTTGTACTGATAATAACTTTACGAAGATTTGTAGTTCCTTTAATATTGTCCAAACTCATTCCTGTGATGTCAGCATCAAGCAATAGACTAACAGTCAAAGGCTCTTCATACAAATTTAGAGCCTGTAAATCAGCCTTTTTTAAATCTAAATCAACAACAAATTTAGGTCTTAATGTATCCCAAACAACATTTCCATCAAAATCAAAGGTAAGGTTATCATCTTTCATATTTAGCTTTCCATTATAAGCCATTCCATCTACCTTCCCATCAATTTTTAAGTCTTTATATACATAATCTTGATATTCAAACTTATTGACATTTCCATCAATAGTTGCTTTCATAATCTCTGGCTCAAAACCACTGCCCTTAGCCGAAATTCTTAAATCTGCAATTCCTAGTGTGGTATCTTGCAATATTTTTCCTAGCTGTGTATTTTCTACTAAAGCTGTAATATCATAAACTGGAACATCATTTTCTGCTATCAGATTTTGCATCGTTCCCTCTACACCTACATTTCCAAGTTCTGTATTTAGTTTCGTATCTGTTTTAAAATCATTCAAAAAACCTGTAAAGACGATATTTCCATCAATTTTTGGAGGTAAAGTGAGGTTGGAAGGCAAAAGTGTATCAGGAATCCAACTTTTGACATCACTTAGATAAACCAAAAACTCTTTGGTAGAAATATCTAAATACATCTTGTTTGGGTCAGTTGGATTCTTGACTGTTCCACCAAGTTCAATTTTAGTTTCATCAAGATTCGCCAAAAGTTCCACAAACATACTGTCCATAGAACCTTTTGCAGCAGCAGTCATAAATATTTTTTGAGGGAAGTTAAAACCTGCTGGGAGTGTACCACGAGGAATGATTTTTTGTAAATCTTGACGAGAAGAAGTCAGTTTATTTACCTTTAAGTCAGCATAAACTTTTTCTATATCTGGTAAACCTTTTATATTTCCATTGACAAGCAAGTGTGTATTATTCAATCCTTTTATTTGAAAGTCTTTTAGTGTAGCGTTGTTTGCTTTTCCTGTTGCTTGTCCAGAAATTTTGATAGTTTCGGTAGTTTCTTTAGGTAAGTTTACTTGTTTTGCTAGGTCTGGAACAAAGTAAAAAACATCAGCAAGGGCGATTTCTGTACCATCTAGGTTTATATCCAAATCAGCGTTTTGCCAGTCTTTTGAAAGGTTTTCAAGAGAAGCATCAAGTGTTACTTTCTGTCCTATTGTACTTCTTGACGTTTTGATATTCAAATCTGTAACAGCAACTCCATTGGAATCTAAACGAATATTTCCATCAAAATCTTGAAGTTCAAACTGGTTTCTGTTGTCGGTGGCTTGAATAGTCTTTAGGTCTGCTGCAATGTTGTCTGGATAGAATTTAAAATTCTCAGCTTCTAGTGCTATTCCCTTAAAGTGAATATGATTTGTATCAAAACCGTAGTCTATTTTTTCTACTTTATCATTATCAAAAACAATTTCATTATCAGCTAATAAAACATTTTTGACTTCAATTACCCAAGGTTTTCCTTCATCTTCTTCTGTTCCTGCTACTTGCTGTGCTTCGTCAACTACAGTTTCAGCAGATTCGTTGATGGCAGAATCTAGGGCTGTTGTTACAAGTCCTTGTTTGTAAGAAAGATAGGTTTCTTTTAATTCTACATCTTTAATAACAATTTTTTGACTTCCTAAATTAGTTTTTTGTGCATTAACAAAAAGACTTCCCACTTTTCCATCTACTTGTTGTCCTGTAACGTTGCTCTGATAGAAGGCATTTATATTTTCTAAATTTATTTTATCTACATCAATTTGAAAACCAATTTCCGAACTGGTTGTATCTGGTTTTTCTGGTGTTGGAGGAGGTAAATGCGTCTGTACATAACGTAAATCGGTGTCTTTGAGTAAAATATCT harbors:
- a CDS encoding translocation/assembly module TamB domain-containing protein, with the protein product MNFLQNLNKKIRNKFSNSSNKTTDNQTDTTSKPQSKTKRVFKKIAKVLMWIFGSIFGFLALIFILLFLPPVQDFLTGKAENFLSKKLTTKVEINKIRLSLPLGVLIEGLYIEDLQQDTLLYAGRFNADVNPFALLKNTVQITEIELEDVYANIWIDEDSVSNIDFVNEAFAPTDSAKMSEDQTTTQIEANDSTSTGLIISLGGIDFKNINAKFDDRYNGNDIKGKIGQIKVDVDDFDLNNLSFTVKDILLKDTDLRYVQTHLPPPTPEKPDTTSSEIGFQIDVDKINLENINAFYQSNVTGQQVDGKVGSLFVNAQKTNLGSQKIVIKDVELKETYLSYKQGLVTTALDSAINESAETVVDEAQQVAGTEEDEGKPWVIEVKNVLLADNEIVFDNDKVEKIDYGFDTNHIHFKGIALEAENFKFYPDNIAADLKTIQATDNRNQFELQDFDGNIRLDSNGVAVTDLNIKTSRSTIGQKVTLDASLENLSKDWQNADLDINLDGTEIALADVFYFVPDLAKQVNLPKETTETIKISGQATGKANNATLKDFQIKGLNNTHLLVNGNIKGLPDIEKVYADLKVNKLTSSRQDLQKIIPRGTLPAGFNFPQKIFMTAAAKGSMDSMFVELLANLDETKIELGGTVKNPTDPNKMYLDISTKEFLVYLSDVKSWIPDTLLPSNLTLPPKIDGNIVFTGFLNDFKTDTKLNTELGNVGVEGTMQNLIAENDVPVYDITALVENTQLGKILQDTTLGIADLRISAKGSGFEPEIMKATIDGNVNKFEYQDYVYKDLKIDGKVDGMAYNGKLNMKDDNLTFDFDGNVVWDTLRPKFVVDLDLKKADLQALNLYEEPLTVSLLLDADITGMSLDNIKGTTNLRKVIISTKDKQFRVDTAAFVSISQKGETNIDLNSDIISAKIDGNLDISTFMATVKNHINTYIEIDPIDPSKEISNQEMDFDIQIHKSELLTALVPSLTKFEPASLDGKYRSNSKKLELNGYFPTIVYAGITMDSLTINIDSDKEALNYRIGVAEATNSTFQFEHPLISGTAANNKADLKIELTDKKGREQFEITTRLERPDTTKFIVSLAPTQILNYENWTVKKGNKIVLPSTESQNLSIKDFLLAHQNQAISVQTTDNDKNLAARFTNFELSTIADIAAPNDTTHLASGKLNGKVDLQNFQTEMQFLADLSIDKLTVMNSKLGDLKIDAENSVAKDRYDVNVNLTGENKFELTGYYNAAQNANDALNLNLDIQRLSLPTLENLTMGNLEDMKGTVTGNLSVKGKTDNPKILGNLDFDKTSFFLTASGTYLHLENETIKFDNKGIAFNDFKLQDKKNNDLLVNGRINIPTLTDLKLNLNVKSKKFLFVDSKRSKDPKEEQMFFGTALAKIDVDVRGTATSPTVTANVNVLEGTDLTYLLPETEVATIDKEGIVEFVDRSYYGDSLISVAPKEVDTTQYATDMDVRAVIKINPLAKMKVDIDEYNQLEVQGGGDINFNLNPSGEMSLTGRYEITDGIYKLNFLGVAKRDFKIQKGSSVTFYGDIMDMKADITAIHLVEAASYELMANQLGNASESELNKYKQKLPFKVLLKMSGEIMNPNINFDIDIADEERGAMGGTINTRLQLLNKQESELNKQVFALLILGGFISENPLDRASGEMGFAESTARNTVSGLLTDQLNKLADKSLSGIGLSFDLNSYEDYSSGESQSRTELGINLSKSFMDDRLTFQVGTNVDLEGEAAQQQQQQGLSSIAGDVIISYLITEDGRYKVQIFRENSYAGVIDGQIIQTGASLIFVREYDEFSELFKKNEENEKTKKKSKKREKQQKEKKDNENATTSLNLMLQDDDDESFN